A stretch of the Bdellovibrionota bacterium genome encodes the following:
- the bioD gene encoding dethiobiotin synthase — protein sequence MKQGLFITGTGTGVGKTIISALLISALKQAGRRARYFKPVQTGSDDDTAKVVDLSKISADEVREPLYKFVLPAAPLRAAENEGKKIHLDAIAQCWQSLPHGDWIIEGVGGILVPITRRETVCELIEVLQVPIIVVATTQLGTINHTLLTLETAKSRHIPVRGIVLLGRKDPGLRETIEQFTTVPVVAEVPWLDSITTSSIEENSRRCFPSSLLDQLFFEASQ from the coding sequence GTGAAGCAAGGTCTCTTCATTACTGGGACCGGGACAGGCGTTGGAAAAACCATCATCAGCGCTCTTTTGATTTCCGCTCTAAAGCAAGCGGGTAGGCGCGCTCGATATTTCAAGCCGGTGCAGACAGGGTCTGATGACGACACAGCTAAAGTGGTGGATCTCAGTAAGATTTCCGCGGATGAAGTTCGGGAGCCTCTTTACAAATTTGTACTTCCGGCTGCTCCATTGCGGGCAGCAGAAAACGAAGGGAAGAAAATTCATCTGGATGCCATCGCTCAATGTTGGCAATCCCTGCCTCACGGTGACTGGATCATCGAAGGGGTTGGAGGAATTCTCGTGCCCATCACGCGCCGTGAAACCGTCTGCGAACTGATCGAAGTCCTACAGGTACCAATCATCGTGGTTGCGACCACCCAGTTGGGAACGATCAATCACACGCTGCTCACACTTGAAACGGCTAAGTCTCGACATATTCCAGTTCGAGGCATTGTCCTTTTGGGCAGGAAGGATCCCGGACTTCGGGAGACGATTGAGCAGTTTACGACGGTTCCGGTGGTCGCTGAAGTTCCCTGGCTGGATTCGATCACAACTTCTTCGATCGAGGAAAACTCGCGGCGCTGTTTTCCTTCTTCCTTGCTTGATCAACTCTTCTTCGAGGCTTCTCAATGA